A window of Symbiobacterium terraclitae contains these coding sequences:
- a CDS encoding acyl-CoA dehydrogenase family protein, giving the protein MSEATKMLKGGSFLLSMPDPEQVFTPEDLSEEQRMIAGTAREFSEKVRARLHEIEQDKPFHSRPLLQELGELGLLGLEIPEKYGGMGLDKVTATVAVEEYSRAGAFAITIGAHTGIGTLPIVYFGTPEQKAKYLPKLATGEWVAAYALTEPNAGSDALGARTTARLSEDGKYWILNGTKQWITNAGFADVFVVYAKVDGEKFSAFIVERSFPGVSIGPEEKKMGLHASSTCSLILEDAKVPVENLLGEIGKGHHIAFNILNIGRWKLGAGAVGSAKLVLSIAAEYAKTRNQFGKPIAELRAIQQKLADMAVRTYVTESMGYRTAGLLESALEGLDPDAPGSEVAKRLEEYAMECSIMKVFGSEAFDFVADEGVQIHGGYGFMDEYEVSTAYRDSRINRIFEGTNEINRLLIPGTLVRRAMKGQLPIMQALAGLQGELMELTPFEESDEPLAQEVFMIDRAKKVFLMLAGLGVQKFQMALEKEQELLLGVADIAIEIYAMESAVLRALKAIRAGRPGLKPEMARVYCQEAFERIATIARTLLPAVEEDGDTLRTQLSMLKRLTRYTPTNTIALKRQIAARVLEKGDYVC; this is encoded by the coding sequence ATGTCCGAGGCTACCAAGATGTTGAAGGGTGGCTCCTTCCTGCTCTCCATGCCGGATCCGGAGCAGGTGTTCACGCCCGAGGACCTGAGCGAGGAGCAGCGGATGATCGCCGGCACGGCCCGCGAGTTCTCCGAGAAGGTGCGGGCGCGGCTGCACGAGATCGAGCAGGATAAGCCGTTCCACTCCCGCCCGCTGCTGCAGGAGCTGGGCGAGCTGGGCCTGCTGGGCCTGGAGATCCCCGAGAAGTACGGCGGCATGGGGCTCGACAAGGTGACCGCCACCGTCGCCGTGGAGGAGTACTCCCGGGCGGGCGCCTTCGCCATCACCATCGGCGCCCACACCGGCATCGGCACGCTGCCCATCGTCTACTTCGGCACCCCGGAGCAGAAGGCCAAGTACCTGCCCAAGCTGGCGACGGGCGAGTGGGTGGCGGCGTACGCCCTCACCGAGCCCAACGCCGGGTCTGACGCCCTGGGCGCCCGCACCACGGCCCGGCTGTCCGAGGACGGCAAGTACTGGATCCTGAACGGTACCAAGCAGTGGATCACCAACGCCGGCTTTGCCGACGTCTTCGTGGTCTACGCGAAGGTGGACGGCGAGAAGTTCTCCGCCTTCATCGTCGAGCGGAGCTTCCCCGGCGTCTCCATCGGGCCTGAGGAGAAGAAGATGGGCCTGCACGCCTCCTCGACCTGCTCCCTCATCCTCGAGGACGCCAAGGTGCCCGTGGAGAACCTGTTGGGCGAGATCGGCAAGGGCCATCACATCGCCTTCAACATCCTGAACATCGGCCGCTGGAAGCTGGGGGCGGGCGCCGTCGGCTCGGCGAAGCTGGTGCTCTCGATCGCGGCCGAGTACGCCAAGACCCGGAACCAGTTCGGCAAGCCCATCGCCGAGCTGCGGGCGATCCAGCAGAAGCTGGCCGACATGGCCGTGCGCACCTACGTCACCGAGTCCATGGGCTACCGCACCGCCGGGCTCCTCGAGAGCGCGCTGGAGGGCCTCGATCCCGATGCCCCCGGCAGCGAGGTGGCCAAGCGCCTCGAGGAGTACGCCATGGAGTGCTCCATCATGAAGGTCTTCGGCTCCGAGGCCTTCGACTTCGTGGCCGACGAGGGTGTGCAGATCCACGGCGGCTACGGCTTCATGGATGAGTACGAGGTCAGCACCGCCTACCGCGACAGCCGCATCAACCGCATCTTCGAGGGCACCAACGAGATCAACCGCCTGCTGATCCCCGGCACGCTGGTCCGCCGGGCGATGAAGGGGCAGCTGCCCATCATGCAGGCGCTGGCCGGCCTGCAGGGCGAGCTGATGGAGCTGACCCCGTTTGAGGAGTCCGACGAGCCGCTGGCCCAGGAGGTCTTCATGATCGACCGGGCCAAGAAGGTCTTCCTCATGCTGGCCGGCCTCGGCGTGCAGAAGTTCCAGATGGCGCTGGAGAAGGAGCAGGAGCTGCTCCTTGGCGTGGCCGACATCGCCATCGAGATCTACGCCATGGAGTCTGCCGTGCTAAGGGCGCTCAAGGCCATCCGCGCGGGGCGGCCCGGCCTGAAGCCCGAGATGGCCCGCGTCTACTGCCAGGAGGCCTTCGAGCGCATTGCCACCATCGCCCGCACGCTCCTGCCCGCCGTGGAGGAGGACGGCGATACCCTGCGCACCCAGCTCTCGATGCTCAAGCGGCTGACCCGCTACACGCCCACCAACACCATCGCCCTGAAGCGGCAGATCGCCGCCCGGGTTCTGGAGAAGGGCGACTACGTCTGCTAA
- the fliM gene encoding flagellar motor switch protein FliM, which yields MENPLSQAEIDALVMSTGSNVRTYDFRRPNKFNKDLIRTLVLVHENLARLLQSYLSAGLRSWVQINVRSTNQFTYSEFTQLLPNPTITLSFKINPLPGICLLEISHNVAFAIVERVFGGPGSDAQPQRELTEIELGIIQRVVRDTFGPMKEAWRNVAEIDPSIEAVETNPVFIQTGGPTEVVAAITLAVEIGEHLGHMTYAYPYSTVEPVLSRLSPQSWLADAKHMSPSEEDSLRRAVQGAPLPLTTLLGKTRIRLGEFLALGVGDLVRLNTRVGSELPVFVGNKLVFHGKPGVVGDRMAVQITRRGT from the coding sequence ATGGAGAATCCACTGAGCCAGGCCGAAATTGATGCGCTCGTAATGTCCACGGGCAGCAACGTTCGTACGTATGATTTCCGTAGGCCTAATAAGTTCAACAAAGATCTGATCAGAACGCTGGTGCTGGTCCACGAGAACCTGGCCCGGCTGCTCCAGTCATACCTCTCGGCGGGACTGCGCTCCTGGGTCCAGATCAACGTGCGTTCGACCAACCAGTTCACCTACTCGGAGTTCACCCAGCTGCTGCCCAATCCCACCATCACCCTTTCGTTCAAGATCAACCCCCTCCCGGGCATCTGCCTGCTGGAGATCAGCCACAACGTCGCCTTCGCCATCGTCGAGCGGGTCTTCGGCGGGCCCGGAAGCGATGCGCAGCCGCAGCGGGAGCTGACCGAGATCGAACTCGGCATCATCCAGCGCGTGGTGCGCGACACCTTCGGGCCCATGAAGGAGGCCTGGCGCAACGTCGCCGAGATCGATCCCAGCATCGAGGCTGTGGAGACCAACCCCGTCTTCATCCAGACCGGCGGGCCCACCGAGGTGGTGGCCGCGATCACGCTGGCGGTGGAGATCGGCGAGCACTTGGGCCACATGACCTACGCCTACCCATACTCCACCGTGGAGCCGGTCCTCTCCCGGCTGTCGCCGCAGTCGTGGCTGGCCGACGCCAAGCACATGAGCCCGTCCGAGGAAGACAGCCTGCGGCGGGCGGTTCAGGGGGCACCGCTCCCGCTGACCACCCTGCTCGGGAAGACCCGCATCCGGCTCGGCGAGTTTCTGGCGTTGGGGGTCGGTGATCTGGTTCGCCTGAACACCCGGGTGGGGAGCGAACTGCCCGTCTTCGTGGGCAACAAGCTCGTCTTCCACGGCAAGCCCGGGGTGGTGGGCGACCGGATGGCGGTGCAGATCACGCGCCGGGGCACCTGA
- a CDS encoding chemotaxis protein CheX, with protein MKVEFLNPFVYAGLKVLASEAGLKSVVSDKPLMRKAISTLHAVNVVIGVMGSVQGIVIYGMELAMAKGIIRAMTGSDYPITDPMAESALGELGNLITGYAAGTLESAGWPSRISPPRIVRGTGVRFAPTAINMLTVPIITEIGQIKIYLALREVSPAAGPPAGGESPTGGMAG; from the coding sequence ATGAAAGTTGAGTTCTTGAACCCGTTCGTGTACGCCGGACTGAAGGTGCTCGCTTCGGAGGCCGGACTGAAGAGCGTGGTCTCGGACAAGCCCCTGATGCGCAAGGCGATCTCCACGCTGCACGCCGTCAACGTGGTCATCGGCGTGATGGGCTCCGTGCAGGGCATCGTGATCTACGGGATGGAGCTCGCGATGGCCAAGGGCATCATCCGGGCGATGACCGGGTCCGACTATCCCATCACGGACCCGATGGCCGAGTCGGCCCTCGGCGAGCTTGGCAACCTCATCACCGGTTACGCCGCCGGCACGCTGGAGTCGGCCGGGTGGCCCAGCCGCATCTCGCCGCCCCGCATCGTGCGCGGAACGGGTGTTCGGTTTGCGCCCACGGCGATCAACATGCTGACGGTGCCGATCATCACCGAGATCGGCCAGATCAAGATCTACCTGGCTCTGCGGGAGGTTTCGCCCGCTGCCGGCCCGCCGGCCGGCGGAGAGAGTCCGACGGGAGGGATGGCAGGATGA
- a CDS encoding flagellar hook-basal body protein — translation MIRGIEASRSGMAVEQVRTDVLADNIANINTSGFKRSSATSTEFDTMLLYRMGDPADAAPQRVGVLGNGSRVDQVVVDERQGDLRETGRALDLALTGPGYFLALRPDGSLYRTRNGAFLQMADGTITTTEGYRVLVEDDAGNRVPLVVPGAEPEFGADGTVLADGRPVGRLALDGADASTRLHTRYLEASNADLTKEMTDLIVTLRAYQVNQRAMRVQDETLAKAVSEIGKV, via the coding sequence ATGATCCGTGGCATTGAGGCCTCGCGATCGGGTATGGCGGTGGAGCAGGTGCGCACCGACGTGCTGGCCGACAACATCGCCAACATCAACACCAGCGGCTTCAAGCGGTCCAGTGCCACCTCCACCGAGTTCGACACGATGTTGCTCTACCGCATGGGCGACCCTGCTGACGCCGCCCCGCAGCGGGTGGGCGTGCTGGGCAACGGCAGCCGGGTCGATCAGGTGGTGGTGGACGAGCGCCAGGGCGACCTCCGCGAGACGGGGCGCGCTCTCGACCTGGCCCTCACCGGGCCGGGCTACTTTCTGGCCCTGCGGCCAGATGGCAGCCTCTACCGCACGCGCAATGGCGCCTTCCTCCAGATGGCCGACGGCACCATCACCACCACGGAGGGCTACCGGGTGCTGGTGGAGGACGACGCCGGAAACCGCGTGCCGCTGGTTGTGCCCGGGGCCGAGCCCGAGTTCGGCGCCGACGGCACGGTGCTGGCGGACGGCCGGCCCGTCGGGCGCCTGGCGCTGGACGGGGCGGATGCGTCGACCCGGCTCCATACCCGCTACCTTGAGGCGTCCAACGCGGACCTGACCAAGGAGATGACGGACCTCATCGTCACGCTGAGGGCCTACCAGGTCAACCAGCGCGCCATGCGGGTGCAGGACGAGACCCTGGCCAAGGCAGTCAGCGAGATCGGCAAAGTCTGA
- the flgB gene encoding flagellar basal body rod protein FlgB, producing MIGRDLPARIVEHALDAASLRQRVIAHNLANAMTPGFKRSRVDFETELARALAAGKNPDQVRPQLVQETDSIGRPDGNNVDVEAESVKMAANQIWYSALTRQISDHFSRLRMVITDGRG from the coding sequence ATGATCGGGCGTGACCTGCCGGCCCGGATCGTGGAGCATGCGCTGGACGCGGCGTCGCTGCGCCAGCGGGTGATTGCCCACAACCTGGCCAACGCCATGACCCCGGGCTTCAAGCGGTCGCGGGTCGACTTCGAGACGGAGCTGGCCCGGGCCCTGGCCGCCGGGAAGAACCCCGACCAGGTGCGGCCCCAGCTGGTGCAGGAGACCGACTCCATCGGGCGGCCCGACGGCAACAACGTGGACGTGGAAGCCGAGTCGGTGAAGATGGCGGCCAACCAGATCTGGTACAGCGCCCTCACGCGCCAGATCTCCGACCACTTCAGCCGGCTGCGCATGGTGATCACGGACGGGAGGGGCTAA
- the flgC gene encoding flagellar basal body rod protein FlgC has product MRMFQALETSASALTTERLRMDVIANNLANYRTTRTAEGGPYRRRTVVVEERPGTFASALAQQAGRPAEPGLGVRVAEIATDPSPFKEVHDPTHPDADPVTGIVRMPNVDLLQEITDLMLAQRMYEANLTALNAAKSMALRALEIGR; this is encoded by the coding sequence ATGCGGATGTTCCAGGCTCTGGAGACGAGCGCGTCGGCCCTCACCACCGAGCGGCTGCGCATGGATGTGATCGCGAACAACCTGGCCAACTACCGCACGACGCGCACGGCGGAGGGCGGGCCCTACCGGCGGCGCACCGTGGTGGTGGAGGAGCGGCCGGGAACCTTTGCCTCCGCCCTGGCCCAGCAGGCCGGCCGGCCGGCTGAGCCCGGACTCGGGGTGCGGGTGGCGGAGATTGCAACCGACCCCAGCCCCTTCAAGGAGGTGCACGACCCGACGCATCCGGATGCCGACCCGGTCACCGGAATCGTGCGGATGCCCAACGTCGACCTCCTGCAGGAGATCACGGACCTCATGCTCGCACAGCGCATGTATGAAGCCAACCTCACGGCGCTGAACGCCGCGAAGTCCATGGCCCTGCGGGCCCTGGAGATCGGCCGGTAG
- the fliE gene encoding flagellar hook-basal body complex protein FliE: protein MDIQRLNAVLSLGSGARGATREEAPSGPSFGDVLANAIRKVEQEQQTANEMAVKLAAGEVEDIAQVMIASERASLTLNLAIQVRNKVIEAYQEIMRMPM, encoded by the coding sequence ATGGACATTCAACGCCTGAACGCCGTGCTCTCGCTGGGTTCCGGAGCCCGGGGCGCAACCCGCGAAGAGGCGCCCTCGGGTCCGTCCTTCGGCGATGTGCTGGCCAATGCCATCCGGAAAGTGGAGCAGGAACAGCAGACGGCCAACGAGATGGCGGTCAAGCTGGCCGCCGGTGAGGTGGAGGACATCGCCCAGGTCATGATCGCCTCCGAGCGGGCGAGCCTGACCTTGAATCTTGCCATCCAGGTGCGGAACAAGGTCATCGAAGCGTACCAGGAGATCATGCGGATGCCGATGTAG
- the fliF gene encoding flagellar basal-body MS-ring/collar protein FliF → MSRPMRWLAVGLVVALAVSLAATWYLRRPRWEVFYKATDPAEVSTLVSYLDELKVPSRVTGDGLTIEVPSRDRSAANLAKAQAGLPSAGHVGLEIFAEPQFGATEFDRQVNYKRAIEGELARSLMRIADIEYAKVNLNLPEKSVFIRDQEQPSAAVLVQLKQGRTLDGDNVRAIMNFVSSSVEGLSPDRVTVIDSAGREMRPSDEETNLNAEALAQQRQREEQLTSKLLQVLEPIFGRGNVAATVTVELDHQSTRTEERIVGQGVPVSTVTERSGSQTEGTSSEPVAPGAAATLPNGITAPAVPIYQEPSTSTESGSSYSSRTETRYDVGERNQVTVSPPGAIKRVSAAVTVNRDTLSQAQIDQIRQLAASATGAQLMDVTVLAMSFSPGPETLVPTPVQAETGRVLDARTLAIALGIASFLLILAALLTRRRRHEPEFALPGVPGAVAGTTLDVALGLDQPLPAAQVAASAAEAEPAEQAPAEGTEEQSAVQKFEEVMKRRRPPRQPLDPEDFMDDDILADIDVLLEQAPEACAEVIRQWLKGGM, encoded by the coding sequence ATGAGCCGCCCGATGCGGTGGCTCGCCGTCGGCCTGGTCGTGGCCCTGGCGGTCTCGCTGGCGGCCACTTGGTATCTGCGGCGGCCACGCTGGGAGGTCTTCTACAAGGCCACTGATCCGGCCGAGGTCAGCACCCTGGTATCATACCTGGACGAGCTGAAAGTCCCGAGCCGGGTTACCGGCGATGGGTTGACCATCGAGGTACCATCCCGGGACCGCAGCGCCGCAAACCTGGCCAAGGCGCAGGCCGGACTGCCGTCGGCCGGCCACGTTGGGCTGGAGATCTTCGCCGAGCCGCAGTTCGGCGCCACTGAGTTCGACCGCCAGGTCAACTACAAGCGGGCCATCGAGGGAGAGCTGGCGCGCTCCCTGATGCGCATCGCCGACATCGAATACGCCAAAGTGAACCTGAACCTGCCGGAGAAGTCGGTCTTCATCCGGGATCAGGAGCAACCTTCGGCAGCGGTACTCGTTCAGCTGAAGCAAGGCCGTACCCTCGACGGCGACAACGTCAGGGCAATCATGAATTTCGTATCCAGCTCCGTCGAGGGGCTTTCGCCCGACCGGGTCACCGTGATCGACTCCGCCGGCCGGGAGATGCGGCCCAGTGATGAAGAGACCAACCTCAACGCTGAGGCGCTGGCCCAGCAGCGGCAGCGGGAGGAGCAGCTGACCAGCAAGCTGCTTCAGGTGCTGGAGCCGATCTTCGGCAGGGGCAACGTGGCGGCCACGGTCACCGTGGAGCTGGATCACCAGTCCACCCGCACCGAGGAGCGCATCGTCGGTCAGGGCGTGCCCGTTTCCACCGTGACGGAGCGGTCGGGTTCCCAGACCGAGGGCACGAGCTCCGAGCCCGTCGCCCCCGGCGCCGCTGCCACGCTGCCGAACGGGATCACCGCCCCCGCGGTGCCCATCTACCAGGAGCCCAGCACCTCCACTGAATCGGGCTCGTCCTACTCCAGCCGGACCGAGACCAGGTACGACGTGGGTGAGCGGAACCAGGTCACGGTATCTCCGCCCGGCGCCATCAAGCGGGTGAGCGCGGCGGTCACCGTAAACCGGGACACGCTCTCCCAGGCGCAGATCGACCAGATCCGGCAGCTGGCGGCATCCGCCACCGGCGCGCAGCTGATGGACGTGACCGTGCTGGCCATGTCCTTCAGCCCGGGGCCCGAGACCCTGGTGCCCACGCCGGTGCAGGCGGAGACCGGGCGGGTTCTCGACGCCCGCACCCTGGCCATCGCCCTGGGCATCGCCTCGTTCCTGCTGATCCTCGCCGCCCTGCTCACCCGCAGGCGCAGGCATGAGCCCGAGTTCGCCCTCCCCGGCGTTCCCGGGGCGGTGGCGGGCACCACCCTCGACGTTGCCCTGGGCCTCGACCAGCCCCTGCCGGCGGCGCAGGTGGCAGCCTCTGCTGCTGAGGCCGAGCCCGCCGAGCAGGCCCCGGCCGAGGGAACCGAGGAGCAGAGTGCAGTGCAGAAGTTTGAGGAAGTGATGAAGCGGCGCCGGCCTCCGCGGCAGCCGTTGGATCCCGAGGACTTCATGGACGATGACATCCTGGCCGACATCGACGTGCTGCTCGAGCAGGCACCTGAGGCCTGCGCCGAGGTCATCCGGCAGTGGCTCAAGGGAGGGATGTAG
- the fliG gene encoding flagellar motor switch protein FliG: MAEREQRLSSRQKAAIFCINIGVERSARILKHLRDDEIEMLTVEIAQSRKVTPEVRDEVLTEFITIATADKHIRTGGIDYAREMLEQALGQERAREILTRLTSHLRRRPFDAVRHTDPVHLASLLQNEHPQTVAVIMAHLEADQAAQVLLNLPQERQADILRRVATLDRTSPEMLREVERVLERKASAMVSQESTVAGGINWAVEVLNRVDRTTEKSIMGLLSADDPDLASEIAQRMFLFDDIVNLDDRTVQRVLREVDMNKDLPLALKAAKEEVWRKVMNNVSKRAGEALREAVEYLGPVRIRDVEEAQARIVALIRRLEEAGEIQIARGGGADEYI; the protein is encoded by the coding sequence TTGGCTGAGCGAGAACAGCGGCTGTCCAGCCGCCAGAAGGCCGCCATCTTCTGTATCAACATCGGGGTGGAGCGCTCGGCCCGCATCCTGAAGCACCTCCGCGATGACGAGATCGAGATGCTCACCGTAGAGATCGCGCAGTCCCGGAAGGTGACCCCGGAGGTGCGCGACGAGGTCCTCACCGAGTTCATCACCATTGCCACCGCTGATAAACACATTCGCACGGGCGGCATCGATTATGCCCGTGAGATGCTCGAACAGGCGCTGGGGCAGGAGCGGGCCCGCGAGATCCTCACCCGCCTCACCTCCCACCTCCGGCGCCGGCCGTTCGACGCCGTCCGCCACACCGATCCGGTTCACCTAGCCTCGCTGCTCCAGAACGAGCACCCGCAGACGGTGGCCGTCATCATGGCCCACCTCGAGGCCGACCAGGCGGCGCAGGTGCTGCTGAACCTGCCGCAGGAGCGGCAGGCCGACATCCTCCGCCGCGTGGCCACCCTCGACCGCACGTCGCCGGAGATGCTGCGCGAGGTGGAGCGGGTACTGGAGCGGAAGGCCTCGGCGATGGTGAGCCAGGAGTCCACCGTGGCCGGCGGTATCAACTGGGCGGTGGAGGTGCTCAACCGGGTCGACCGGACCACCGAGAAGTCCATCATGGGCCTGCTCTCGGCGGACGACCCCGACCTGGCCAGCGAGATCGCCCAGCGGATGTTCCTGTTCGACGACATTGTCAACCTGGACGACCGCACCGTGCAGCGCGTGCTGCGCGAGGTGGACATGAACAAGGACCTGCCGCTGGCCCTGAAGGCCGCCAAGGAAGAGGTCTGGCGCAAGGTCATGAACAACGTCTCCAAGCGGGCCGGCGAGGCCCTCAGGGAGGCTGTGGAGTACCTGGGTCCCGTGCGCATCCGCGACGTCGAAGAGGCCCAGGCCCGCATTGTCGCCCTGATCAGGCGGCTTGAGGAGGCCGGCGAGATCCAGATCGCCAGGGGTGGTGGCGCTGATGAGTACATTTAA
- a CDS encoding FliH/SctL family protein: MWPKLTPPPPRPANPPAPVRRTAAAAKAEEAARSEAMQADLEKARLEAARILQEAAEEAERAEAAARQEGYERGRLEGLEAGQAEVAALRREAELALENARLQGEAIRKEAESAAALARLEAEKAAEATLAEARAEASRILAEARERAEAEVRERLERSQEALVELAVAAATRLVQGHLAVQPQAVVQMVAAGLRLVKDSPATVRVSPDDLPLLEAQRSTLERELGAGALTLTSDPGLSRGSYLVQTPVGQVDGTLEQQTARLQAAMRAALGGVEP; this comes from the coding sequence GTGTGGCCCAAGCTCACGCCGCCTCCGCCCAGGCCTGCCAACCCGCCCGCACCCGTGCGCCGGACCGCTGCCGCCGCCAAGGCAGAGGAAGCAGCCCGGAGCGAGGCGATGCAGGCCGACCTGGAGAAGGCCCGGCTGGAGGCCGCCCGGATCCTGCAAGAGGCTGCCGAGGAGGCAGAGCGAGCAGAGGCCGCCGCGCGGCAGGAGGGCTACGAGCGCGGCAGGCTGGAAGGCCTGGAGGCCGGTCAGGCCGAGGTCGCCGCTCTGCGCAGGGAGGCTGAGCTGGCCCTCGAGAACGCACGGCTTCAGGGCGAGGCCATCCGCAAGGAGGCTGAGTCGGCGGCTGCGCTGGCACGACTTGAGGCCGAGAAGGCCGCCGAGGCCACGCTGGCCGAGGCACGGGCCGAGGCCAGCCGCATCCTCGCCGAGGCGCGGGAACGGGCCGAGGCGGAGGTCAGGGAGCGGCTGGAGCGGTCTCAGGAGGCCCTCGTGGAGCTCGCCGTGGCCGCCGCCACCCGGCTGGTGCAGGGGCACCTGGCCGTCCAGCCCCAGGCGGTGGTGCAGATGGTGGCGGCCGGGCTGCGCCTGGTGAAGGACTCCCCCGCCACCGTGCGGGTCAGCCCCGACGACCTTCCGCTCCTGGAGGCCCAGCGCTCCACGCTCGAGCGCGAACTGGGCGCCGGCGCCCTGACGCTGACGTCGGACCCCGGCCTCAGCAGGGGCAGCTATCTGGTCCAGACCCCAGTCGGTCAGGTTGACGGCACCCTGGAGCAGCAGACCGCACGGCTGCAGGCCGCGATGCGGGCTGCGCTCGGAGGGGTGGAGCCATGA
- a CDS encoding FliI/YscN family ATPase produces the protein MSGALAWAELRRAVEQVELLPVVGRVTGAAGLIIESAGPKAKMNELCWLRGDGRTVAAEVVGFRQDRLLLMPLGETDGLRPGWEVVATGGPLKAPVGPGLLGRVIDGLGNPIDDKGPLEDCGRRPVIGPAPDPLARQRIRKPLGMGVRALDSLMTVGMGQRIGIFAGSGVGKSTLLGMVARATAADCNVIALVGERGREVREFIEKDLGEEGLRRSVVVVATSEQPSLVRIRAALLATTIAEWFRDVQGLDVILMMDSVTRLAQAQREVGLAVGEPPATRGYTPSVFSMLPRVLERSGTGATGSVTGVYTVLVDGDDMNEPVADAVRSILDGHVVLSRKLAHAGHYPAIDPLQSVSRVMPDVTTPEHRAQAQRLRALLAAYQEAEDLIQIGAYQKGTNPLVDEALAKMDQIKRFLIQPFDEPSTFQDALQGLAALCGEGA, from the coding sequence ATGAGCGGGGCGCTGGCGTGGGCTGAACTGCGGCGGGCCGTGGAGCAGGTGGAGCTGCTCCCGGTCGTCGGGCGGGTCACGGGCGCGGCCGGGCTGATCATCGAGTCGGCCGGCCCGAAGGCCAAGATGAACGAACTCTGCTGGCTGCGGGGCGACGGGCGCACCGTGGCCGCCGAGGTGGTCGGCTTCCGGCAGGACCGGCTGCTGCTGATGCCGCTGGGCGAAACCGACGGCCTGCGGCCGGGCTGGGAGGTGGTGGCCACCGGCGGCCCGCTGAAGGCGCCGGTGGGCCCGGGCCTCCTGGGCCGGGTGATCGACGGCCTCGGCAACCCGATCGATGACAAGGGTCCCCTGGAGGACTGCGGCCGCCGGCCGGTCATCGGCCCGGCGCCGGACCCCCTGGCCCGCCAGCGGATCCGGAAGCCGCTGGGCATGGGTGTGCGGGCCCTGGACTCCCTGATGACGGTGGGCATGGGCCAGCGCATCGGCATCTTCGCCGGCTCGGGCGTGGGCAAGTCCACCCTGCTGGGCATGGTCGCCAGGGCCACCGCCGCGGACTGCAACGTGATCGCCCTGGTGGGCGAGCGGGGCCGCGAGGTGCGGGAGTTCATCGAGAAGGACCTGGGCGAGGAGGGGCTGAGGCGTTCCGTGGTGGTGGTGGCCACTTCGGAGCAGCCCTCCCTGGTTCGCATCCGTGCCGCCCTCCTGGCCACGACCATCGCCGAGTGGTTCCGCGACGTCCAGGGGCTGGACGTGATCCTGATGATGGACTCCGTCACCCGCCTGGCCCAGGCGCAGCGTGAGGTCGGCCTGGCCGTCGGCGAACCGCCGGCCACCCGGGGATACACCCCGTCGGTCTTCAGCATGCTGCCCCGGGTGCTGGAGCGGTCCGGAACCGGGGCGACCGGCAGCGTGACCGGCGTCTACACCGTCCTGGTGGACGGCGACGACATGAACGAGCCGGTGGCGGACGCGGTCCGCTCCATCCTGGACGGCCACGTGGTGCTCTCCCGCAAGCTGGCCCACGCCGGCCACTACCCCGCCATCGACCCGCTGCAGTCGGTCAGCCGGGTGATGCCCGACGTGACCACTCCTGAGCACCGGGCGCAGGCACAGCGGCTGCGGGCGCTGCTGGCCGCCTACCAGGAGGCAGAGGACCTGATTCAGATCGGCGCTTACCAGAAGGGCACCAACCCGCTGGTGGACGAGGCGCTGGCCAAGATGGACCAGATCAAGCGCTTTCTCATCCAGCCGTTCGACGAGCCCAGCACGTTCCAGGACGCCCTCCAGGGGCTCGCGGCGCTCTGCGGGGAGGGAGCGTAA
- a CDS encoding flagellar FliJ family protein → MKRFRFRLQRLLEIREHETKLAQNNWVAARRAAQVAAEHLKVASARRAASAERLAVRRQERMTVQQWRQSAELHEALVAEEWLAAERLAAALQEEERRRQEMTEAERREKVLRRLRERRAEEYRRAAEAAEQAAIDEMAQNVFLEGGGRR, encoded by the coding sequence ATGAAGCGCTTCCGCTTTCGCCTGCAGCGGCTCCTGGAGATCCGGGAGCACGAGACGAAGCTGGCGCAGAACAACTGGGTGGCGGCCCGCAGGGCGGCGCAGGTCGCGGCGGAGCATCTGAAGGTGGCGTCGGCCCGGCGTGCGGCGTCGGCCGAGCGGCTGGCGGTCCGCCGCCAGGAGCGGATGACGGTCCAGCAGTGGCGCCAGTCGGCCGAGCTGCACGAGGCCCTGGTGGCCGAGGAATGGCTGGCGGCGGAGCGGCTGGCGGCCGCCCTCCAGGAGGAGGAGCGCCGCCGGCAGGAGATGACCGAGGCCGAGCGGCGGGAGAAGGTGCTGCGACGGCTGCGTGAGCGCAGGGCCGAGGAGTACCGCCGGGCGGCCGAGGCCGCCGAGCAGGCCGCCATCGACGAGATGGCGCAGAACGTGTTCCTTGAAGGGGGTGGCAGGCGATGA